The following nucleotide sequence is from Citrus sinensis cultivar Valencia sweet orange chromosome 6, DVS_A1.0, whole genome shotgun sequence.
ttgtcaaagcggaactagattatcgttacaataaattaaaatgcatttatggttttatgtatttttgtcatttattgtaaatattatttcaaattatttatgcatggatgttttattttttagaaaatgtcTTCCCTAAGCCCACTTACTATTATTCTGAGTCAAAACAAACTCACTAGAGATAACTATAtagattgaaaaagaaatctattCATTGTCCTAACtgctgaaaattataaatatgtcttAACCCAGCCGTGCCCTCCAATTCCAGCGGAAGATGCTCATAGAAATCAGAGGAGGCTTTATGAGAAATGGTAAAAGGCCAACGAAATGGCAAAGTGCTATATTTTAGCCTCGATTTCTAATATTCTGCAGACCAAACATCAGAACTTGGAGACTGCCACTGAAATAATGGATAGTCTCCAACAGATGTTCGGGCATAGTACTCGCTCCGCGAGACAAGCAGCGCTGAAAGgaattatgaataataaaatagggAAGGACACAAGAGTtcgtgatcatgtcctcaaaatgatggactatttgaatgaggCTGAGATTCAGGGAGCACAAATCGATGATAACTCAAAGATTGACATGGTGCTAGAATCTCTGCCAGAAACATTCAAGAAGTTTAAGGTCAATTATAAcatgaataaaagaaacataacCTTAATTGAATTGATGAACGAACTCCATTCTGCTGAAGAGATCTATCGTGCTGAGAAATCTCTAGGAAgcataaatattactaaaaaaaGTTCATCTTCTGGGCCTAAGCCGAAAGGCAAAGGTAAGAAGAAAGCTGGGAAAAAGAAACCGTCTACCAAGTAAGATGACAAGTTGAAAGGCAAATGCTTTAAGTGTGGACAGAAAGGTCACTGGAAAAAGGATTGCCCTAAGATTGTGAAATCAGGTATgggaaatctttttgtaattgaggCATGTTTAGTTCAGAATCCTATTAACACTTAGGTGTTGGATTCAGGAGCAActaatcatatttttaattcacttTATTGGTTTTAGGAAACCATGAAAACAAGTGAAGGAAGCGTCAAGCTGCAGTTAGGGACATGTCAGTTCGTGTCAGCAGTGAAGATTGGATctgttttattatcttttaataatgaaactttagttttgaataattgtCTTTATGTTCCAGACattaagaggaatttaatttcagtagcTTGTTTGTCAAAGTAAGGGTACACTGTAAATTTTGGATcctctgtttttatttttcattataagaGACTTATTTGTTCTGGTACAttggaagataatttatattatttaagtcCAATGATCCATTCTATGCATGACACAGTGATCAATAATGATGAGCATACAcatttatctaaaaaaagaaatatttcttccAACCAATGTTACCTCTGGCATTTATGCTTGGGtcatataaaccaaaataGGATACAGAGAATGATCAAATATGGGCTCTTGGGtccattagaaaatgaatcattgTCACTCTGTGAATCCTGTTTAGAAGGGAAAATGACCAAAAGGCCATTCTCGGCCAAAGGAGTACGTGCAACAGTACCACTTGAATTGGTACATACATATGTATGTGGACCAATCAATGTACAAGCTCGAGGAGGTTATGAGTATTTCATCACTTTCACTGATGATTACTCAAGATACGGTTATGTTTATTTGATGGGTCACAAGTCTGAAGCTCTTGAGAAATTCAAAGAGTATAGGGCTGAGACAGAAAGCAATTAGATAAGAACATAAAGAAACTTCAATCTGATCGAGGTGATGAATTTCTCTCAGGAGATTTCAAAGAGTATCTAGTTGAAAATGGGATTATATCTCAGTTGACTGCCCCGGAaacaccacaacaaaatggggtagctgaaagaagaaatagaactCTTTTAGATATGGTGAGATCTATGTTTAGTTATTCATCATTACCAATCTCTTTTTGGGGACTAGCACTGGAAACTGCAGTTTACCTCTTGAACTTAGTTCCATCTAAGTCAGTGCCTAAAACCCCAATAGAATTATGGTCAGGTCACCAAGTTCACGACATGTCCGTATTTGGGGATCACCAGCGCATGTGCTGAAACCAAAGGCAGACAAAATGGATTCACGTTCTGAGGTTTGTATGTTTGTGGGGTATCCCAAAGGAATAAGGGGAGGTTTATTTTACAGTCCTCAAGATAGGAAAGTGATCATGAGCACATATTTCACTTCCCTCGAGGAAGACTATATGAATAACTTCAaacctaagagtaaggtaaTACTTGAAGAACTGTCAAGTGATTAGGTTGATGCTCAGCTTTCAACGCCTGTTACAAAACAGGAAGAACAACAATAACCAGATGATCAACACAGGATTATCCCTgaacaaccatcacttttagaacctcgtcgtagtggaagggtaactaggttacctgcgagatacatgcttttgggagaaacctatacggctatctcagatgaacatgtacaagATCCCATTA
It contains:
- the LOC127903071 gene encoding uncharacterized protein LOC127903071; the protein is MAKCYILASISNILQTKHQNLETATEIMDSLQQMFGHSTRSARQAALKGIMNNKIGKDTRVRDHVLKMMDYLNEAEIQGAQIDDNSKIDMVLESLPETFKKFKVNYNMNKRNITLIELMNELHSAEEIYRAEKSLGSINITKKSSSSGPKPKGKEGKMTKRPFSAKGVRATVPLELVHTYVCGPINVQARGGYEYFITFTDDYSRYGYVYLMGHKSEALEKFKEYRAETESN